In one window of Rhinopithecus roxellana isolate Shanxi Qingling chromosome 15, ASM756505v1, whole genome shotgun sequence DNA:
- the SNX15 gene encoding sorting nexin-15 isoform X1, whose protein sequence is MSRQAKDDFLRHYTVSDPRTHPKGYTEYKVTAQFISKKDPEDVKEVVVWKRYSDFRKLHGDLAYTHRNLFRRLEEFPAFPRAQVFGRFEASVIEERRKGAEDLLRFTVHIPALNNSPQLKEFFRGGEVTRPSEMSRDLHILPPPLIPTPPPDDPRLPQPLPAERRGLEELEVPVDPPPSSPAQEALDLLFNCESTEEASGSPARGPLTEAELALFDPFSKEEGAAPSPTHVAELATMEVESARLDQEPWEPGGQEEEEDGEGGPTPAYLSQATELITQALRDEKAGAYAAALQGYRDGVRVLLQGVPGDPLPARQEGVKKKAAEYLKRAEEILRLHLSQLPP, encoded by the exons ATGTCCCGCCAGGCGAAGGATGACTTCCTGCGGCACTACACAGTGTCGGACCCCAGGACGCACCCCAAGGGCTACACCGAGTACAAAGTAACCGCGCAG TTCATCTCAAAGAAGGACCCAGAGGATGTCAAAGAG GTGGTGGTCTGGAAGCGGTACAGCGACTTCCGCAAGCTGCATGGAGACCTGGCCTACACCCACCGCAACCTCTTCCGCCGCCTTGAGGAGTTCCCTGCATTCCCCCGGGCCCAGGTGTTTG GCCGATTTGAAGCCTCAGTGATCGAGGAGCGGCGAAAGGGGGCAGAGGACCTGCTTCGCTTCACCGTGCACATACCTGCGCTCAACAACAGCCCCCAGCTCAAGGAGTTCTTCAGG GGTGGGGAGGTGACCCGACCCTCGGAGATGTCCAGGGACCTGCACATCCTGCCACCCCCTCTGATCCCCACCCCGCCCCCTGATGACCCCCGGCTACCCCAGCCGCTCCCTGCAGAAAGGAGGGGCCTTGAGGAATTGGAGGTGCCAG TGGACCCCCCACCATCCAGCCCTGCCCAGGAGGCCCTGGATCTCCTCTTTAACTGTGAGAGCACTGAGGAGGCGTCCGGTTCCCCTGCCCGAGGCCCCCTCACCGAGGCTGAGCTGGCCCTCTTCGACCCCTTCTCCAAGGAAG AAGGcgcagcccccagccccacccatgTGGCTGAGCTGGCAACGATGGAGGTGGAGTCGGCAAGGCTAGACCAGGAACCCTGGGAgccaggagggcaggaggaggaagaggacggGGAAGGAGGGCCTACCCCTGCCTATCTAAGCCAGGCCACAGAGCTCATCACCCAGGCCCTGCGGGACGAGAAGGCAGGCGCTTATGCTGCCGCGCTCCAGGGCTATCGAGATGGTGTACGTGTCTTGCTTCAGGGAGTCCCCG GTGACCCGTTGCCTGCCCGCCAGGAAGGTGTGAAGAAGAAGGCAGCTGAGTACCTGAAGCGGGCAGAGGAGATCCTGCGCCTGCACCTGTCTCAACTCCCACCCTAA
- the ARL2 gene encoding ADP-ribosylation factor-like protein 2 — translation MIANRNRERSPGTGKKRRPGGAPGIMGLLTILKKMKQKERELRLLMLGLDNAGKTTILKKFNGEDIDTISPTLGFNIKTLEHRGFKLNIWDVGGQKSLRSYWRNYFESTDGLIWVVDSADHQRMQDCQRELQSLLVEERLAGATLLIFANKQDLPGALSSNAIREALELDSIRSHHWCIQGCSAVTGENLLPGIDWLLDDISSRIFTAD, via the exons ATGATAGCCAATAGGAACCGGGAGCGGAGTCCCGGGACTGGGAAGAAACGGCGGCCGGGAGGGGCTCCGGGGATCATGGGGCTCCTGACCATTCTGAAGAAGATGAAGCAGAAAGAGCGGGAGCTGCGACTGCTCATGCT TGGCCTGGACAATGCTGGGAAGACAACCATCCTGAAGAAGTTCAATGGGGAGGACATCGACACCATCTCCCCGACGCTGGGCTTCAACATCAAGACCCTGGAGCACCGAGG ATTCAAGCTGAACATCTGGGATGTGGGTGGTCAGAAGTCCCTGCGGTCCTACTGGCGGAACTACTTTGAGAGCACCGACGGCCTCATCTGGGTAGTGGACAGCGCGGACCACCAGCGCATGCAGGACTGCCAGCGGGAGCTCCAGAGCTTGCTGGTGGAGGAG CGCCTGGCCGGAGCAACCCTCCTCATCTTTGCCAACAAGCAGGACCTGCCTGGAGCACTGTCCTCTAATGCCATCCGCGAG GCCCTGGAGCTGGACTCCATCCGCAGCCACCACTGGTGCATCCAGGGCTGCAGCGCCGTCACCGGGGAGAACCTGCTGCCAGGCATCGACTggctcctggatgacatttccAGCCGCATCTTCACAGCTGACTGA
- the SNX15 gene encoding sorting nexin-15 isoform X2 yields MSRQAKDDFLRHYTVSDPRTHPKGYTEYKVTAQFISKKDPEDVKEVVVWKRYSDFRKLHGDLAYTHRNLFRRLEEFPAFPRAQVFGRFEASVIEERRKGAEDLLRFTVHIPALNNSPQLKEFFRGGEVTRPSEMSRDLHILPPPLIPTPPPDDPRLPQPLPAERRGLEELEVPVDPPPSSPAQEALDLLFNCESTEEASGSPARGPLTEAELALFDPFSKEEGAAPSPTHVAELATMEVESARLDQEPWEPGGQEEEEDGEGGPTPAYLSQATELITQALRDEKAGAYAAALQGYRDGVRVLLQGVPVSLHR; encoded by the exons ATGTCCCGCCAGGCGAAGGATGACTTCCTGCGGCACTACACAGTGTCGGACCCCAGGACGCACCCCAAGGGCTACACCGAGTACAAAGTAACCGCGCAG TTCATCTCAAAGAAGGACCCAGAGGATGTCAAAGAG GTGGTGGTCTGGAAGCGGTACAGCGACTTCCGCAAGCTGCATGGAGACCTGGCCTACACCCACCGCAACCTCTTCCGCCGCCTTGAGGAGTTCCCTGCATTCCCCCGGGCCCAGGTGTTTG GCCGATTTGAAGCCTCAGTGATCGAGGAGCGGCGAAAGGGGGCAGAGGACCTGCTTCGCTTCACCGTGCACATACCTGCGCTCAACAACAGCCCCCAGCTCAAGGAGTTCTTCAGG GGTGGGGAGGTGACCCGACCCTCGGAGATGTCCAGGGACCTGCACATCCTGCCACCCCCTCTGATCCCCACCCCGCCCCCTGATGACCCCCGGCTACCCCAGCCGCTCCCTGCAGAAAGGAGGGGCCTTGAGGAATTGGAGGTGCCAG TGGACCCCCCACCATCCAGCCCTGCCCAGGAGGCCCTGGATCTCCTCTTTAACTGTGAGAGCACTGAGGAGGCGTCCGGTTCCCCTGCCCGAGGCCCCCTCACCGAGGCTGAGCTGGCCCTCTTCGACCCCTTCTCCAAGGAAG AAGGcgcagcccccagccccacccatgTGGCTGAGCTGGCAACGATGGAGGTGGAGTCGGCAAGGCTAGACCAGGAACCCTGGGAgccaggagggcaggaggaggaagaggacggGGAAGGAGGGCCTACCCCTGCCTATCTAAGCCAGGCCACAGAGCTCATCACCCAGGCCCTGCGGGACGAGAAGGCAGGCGCTTATGCTGCCGCGCTCCAGGGCTATCGAGATGGTGTACGTGTCTTGCTTCAGGGAGTCCCCG TCTCTCTCCACAGGTGA